DNA sequence from the Coffea arabica cultivar ET-39 chromosome 11c, Coffea Arabica ET-39 HiFi, whole genome shotgun sequence genome:
AAACAAAGCTTCTATTGCTGCATTTATTGATCTCTTCCCTTGAACAACATCGCCACATATAGTTGATAGATAGACAACGAACCTGCACAAGAAGGGAAAACATCAGAGGATGGCACGTTCATCTCCACATAAGGAATTTCAAGTTCAAAAAGCATGATTACTGTGATTTATAAATTGCACTAAAATATTGTTCAGAATGGCTCACATCTTTAGCAACTAAGAAAGAGTTAATTGAAAAGTATTTCATCGTCTCTTATCTTTGAATCACAAAAATGAGCATGCCTGGCACAAATTCTTTCCTAGCACATAGAATCTACCAAAATGTACTGGCATTCCACATTATCTTTTGACAGGTAACTTACATGCCAGAGGGACAAGCCCGCACATTACTGCTCAATTGGAAGATGCGGACTGATGTCATCTGGTCAGGGCATAAAGCTAGAGAGTGAAAGTCAGCTAATAAAGTAGTCTAAAtcaaatacaagaaaagaaatatgtTGTATTCGGAACTTACATTTAGGGGTATAGAACACCAGACAATTTGCTACATCCGGTTTAAAGGAATTATCTGTGATGCAAATTCCCCTGACCACCTTCTCTCTGGCATCTTGTTGGACAAAATCATAATAACCATCTTGTGGAGAAACTGAGGGAGTAGTCAACCCTGGTGGGATCACAAATGTGGGGGCAAGGATAAGATGATGGCTGAATAATTCTTGTCCCGTAACCAGCTTAACGCCCTTATAATTCCCAACATCCTGCAAAATGTGCAAAGTGATACATACAAACTCATAGATTTCTCATCAGCAGCTATGCTGGGTGTAGAAGAGGAACggcataaaaaagaaagcaaaaaaaattcaaccaaaccTTGTCAACAAGCAGACCAACCACAGGCATTTGAGTAATCTGCATGGAGAAATTAGTAAAATTAAGGAATGCTTATGACTCAACAAAAAGAACAAGAGAATCAGTGGCATGACTCAGACATCAACCCATCACTCATCAGCAGTCAGGTCAAGGAAAAAGAGAGTAGGAATAAAGCAGCAGTGACACCCACAGGTTATTTTAGAGAGAGATGTTGCTCCTTTTAATGTTTCTTCCACCCCTTTTCTACCTTGACAATGGCAGCTGATTAAAACCCAAGTCCAAAAGCTTAATGTAACTAGTAATTGTCAATGCCCCATGATGAATAAAATGAGCAGCCCAGAATGAATAAACGTTTGAGTTGTCCAAATGTTAGACCATATGCTTTATGATTAAATCCTCACCGAAATGCCACCCATGATAGCAGCACGACGACAAAAGAAATGTGCCAGTTCTCCTTGTCCATAAATAGGATATAGCATAGCACCAGTTGCACCACGGAACCTATAAAAGTTGATAGAGTAATGCCCTTGAGCATGCAatttcaaaactggaaaaagaACAGAATGTATTCATATCTTTACTTCtttacaagaaaaatgaaaaaagaactACAACGAAGTACAAGGAGAAACACCTTTGCTTCAACCCAGAAATCTATAAACACAACAATGGTGGCATTATAGCCAAATTGACTATGATGCAGGTTATAAAATCAATGACACAAATCATACAACTGATGAATCCCAGATGGGCTCTAATAAGAAAAGCAAGAGTTCTAAGAgatcataaaaaaaatattaaacctGGGGAGATGTGATCATTTTGGACTGGACAACATACAGAGTAGCACAGGACAGAATTAAAATAATCCTGAGCGTAAGAACATTTACTCCCCTTAACTGCAAAATGTTGTCTGCGTGTTTTACTTGCTGTTGAGAATCAAATTAATGTTGATAATTCCCAATCTCTCTACCTCACACAAACTTAAGAATCGATGAATCTGTACATAACAACATTGGATGTGGTTCTCAAATGAAACAAACATGATAGAAGACGAAAACCTGCCGACGGATTTATGATAAAGCATTAAACGATCAATCCCCACTTTTGTCTTGACAATGTCCTTTTTGCAAGCTGCCACATTGTCCTGTTCATAATCTGCCATCGTAATCGCATATAAAATGATCCTAGATAGACAGGcaaaaaatatatcaaaagtcaaaaatatgCTGAAATGCAACTAAACTCCAAGTAAATGCATCCTTAAGAAAAGAGAAGTTACAAGTACTACACTAGTTGATCAAAACATGTCAGAATTTGAGAATTTACTTTCACTTCGGGTATAGTAAACAGAGTCATAATTCAGGCAGTATTCACTCATAGTATTAGGCTAAAATTTAAGTCAATAAGAAGCCAATCGGAAAGAAGAGAAGGTAAAACCGTCCCATTCTATATCAAACCACAAAAGAgaagttaaaaaataaacccaACACAGTAAAAATTCATATAAGTTCAGAAACAGAGAAATCATGGGTAAATGGAAGAAATAATGGTTATCTACTTACGATGTTAGCTTGGGAGACAAGCGAATTTTGCAAGTCAAAAACTCCACAAATGGAGTCTCTAAATCCTCTGGGGTGATTTTCATGCTACTATTATTTTCGTCGTCCTCCTCGTTACTAGTCGTGGTACTAGATTTAGAATTGGATTGATAATGGGCCTGAAGCAGCTTGAAGAACCTCATTAACTGATTCTTCTCCTTCAAGCTCAAGGTTCCATCTCTGAATATGGCGTTACGTGAACCCGGCACACTATTCCACAAAAGCCCCCCACCTTTGCCTTTTTGGCATTCATCATAAATACAATAGCTGGTGTCCACGCTCATGAAACTCATGCAGTTCTGAACATCCACATCCACAATCAAATCCACCATGGGATCCGCGCAGAATAGAACCCTAGGCCCCGCTAAATCAAGGTTAAATTCTTTTTGCAGTGAGTCATCCAAAACTTTTTCAGGGGAGTACACGTGGACCTCCACGAAAGAGTAGAGAGGGCGAGTGCTGAGGGGCAGAATGTTGAATGAGGAGTCGGTTGTTTGGTCGGTTGGTGAATCGACCGTACGAAAATCAGGATAATCATGATCAGAAGTAGTAGCAGAATGGAGGTGGAGGAAAGAGATGAGGTCTTTGGGTGAAAGGGAAGCAAAGGGGCTATGGTAGTAAGGGTCAGGATTGATTTGAAGTACGGTCTTTCCGGCTGAAGCTGCAGCGGCGGCGATGATGGACTCCGGAAGTCCGGTGCCCACCACAATTAGATCAAAACTGGTGGGTTCGATTCGGGGCAGCCCTGCATCCTCCTCAACCGTCATGCATGTCATCAACTCACCCGCTCTTTCGCCTACGGGAATAAGGATGGGCGGATTTGTCTTTCTATTAAAAAATTGCTCCTCCTTTTTGCTATCGCCAGGTCAGATGATATGACATGGAACTCAGCTGTGGACCACTGGAGAAAATCATTGGGAAAGCCATTTTCCCAAATTTGGATAAGGCCGATTTGACTACCTTCCGTAGACGACGTCAACACAGAGtgctatatttatttattttgtaacGGACGAATCACGACGACGTTAATTATTAACTCTCTCCTAAGCTTGCTTGCtgcttcaaaattcaaattttgccaGAAAAAGGGAACGTTTTCGTATAAATCCCACCATTTTTGTTCATCAATTTAATGTTTTCTTCCTTTCGTATCCCATTTCTAAGCTGTTAAGAttgaagagagagagacagagagggGGGCCCACTATAGCAGTGGCAAAGGCCAGTGAAATTTCTTGCTATTTAAACCCCCTCCCGAATTTGTTCACTCATTTTTTGGTAATCTGAGCaaaaatttggattttttttttttggcaaaaatggGAGTTGAAGATGGAAGGAAGCATCCTCTGGTTTTTGCTTACTATGTCACTGGTCATGGGTTCGGACATGCCACTCGTGTTGTTGAGGTAAGCCTACTCGTATGAATTCCTCCAACTCTCGTGGAagactggttttttttttttttgctttttttttttggggtgaagtattgattttgaagaaattggTACTGTGTGGGATTGAATTTAGATAAATTTCTGATGGTGCTCCCTTtggatttttgtttttggagttgATTGTATATGACTTGTGCTGTGGCATCTTTCGGATAAATGTGTAGGGgaatgaaaattttattgagatgtttttgaagtttttttggtGACATATATCTGAGGATTTAATCTGCAAAgtctgattttttttgatttcttGGACCAATTGGTAGTTGAGAATTTTGGGAAGAAGGGGAAATTTAAGCTCTGTTTCATTGGGGCTGGTAGCCTTGTGGTTTGGAATTGGATTTACACTTAATGGTGAGACATTCATAAACTGGAAAGTCTGAATAATAagcctaaaaagaaaaattcggAATAGATTGTTTAACGCTGTGAAATTGTTACTAATATCGGGAGAGTTGTCAAAGTGAAATGAAAAAACAGAGGGATAGATTTGGATAGCATTTTTTAAGAGTATTTGGAGCACTTTTTGGAAAGTGAAAATGGTCTGGTTGCAACTTTCAGAAATGGAAGTTTGGGAGTGCTTCAAAGCATTAGCTATAAAGAGGGCAAAATTTGTTTACATTTAttgattgatttatttattttttgtgtgaGGAGACCTATTTGTTTTTAAGGGCATCAACCGTCAAAATGTACTGTGCATATATCAAATATACTATGTTTTGTATGAAATGTATTTACACGTGGAACTTATGCTCTGAgggataaataaacaaaaattgcACCATAGTATTCTGAAGTGTgccatttttagaaaattttcctatgAGTAATTATTTTGGTGGTTGGGGGAGAG
Encoded proteins:
- the LOC113715428 gene encoding rab escort protein 1-like; this translates as MTCMTVEEDAGLPRIEPTSFDLIVVGTGLPESIIAAAAASAGKTVLQINPDPYYHSPFASLSPKDLISFLHLHSATTSDHDYPDFRTVDSPTDQTTDSSFNILPLSTRPLYSFVEVHVYSPEKVLDDSLQKEFNLDLAGPRVLFCADPMVDLIVDVDVQNCMSFMSVDTSYCIYDECQKGKGGGLLWNSVPGSRNAIFRDGTLSLKEKNQLMRFFKLLQAHYQSNSKSSTTTSNEEDDENNSSMKITPEDLETPFVEFLTCKIRLSPKLTSIILYAITMADYEQDNVAACKKDIVKTKVGIDRLMLYHKSVGRFRGATGAMLYPIYGQGELAHFFCRRAAIMGGISITQMPVVGLLVDKDVGNYKGVKLVTGQELFSHHLILAPTFVIPPGLTTPSVSPQDGYYDFVQQDAREKVVRGICITDNSFKPDVANCLVFYTPKSLCPDQMTSVRIFQLSSNVRACPSGMFVVYLSTICGDVVQGKRSINAAIEALFSTSVSGNSEDNSRDPLRENTVVKVKPTLLWSTLYIQELIMGGFDCVSSTPMPDGNLQYSHVVDAALKLFQKMYPDDEFFPKKMPCEVVENGACLSEG